Proteins found in one Maridesulfovibrio sp. genomic segment:
- a CDS encoding aminotransferase class IV: MIYFRNGELNENEVRLDLTQPAFRTGCGFFETLCWNGGKICHLDLHLERARKSLAEFSVVEEAPDYESVIREVIDANGLINKFARVNIFFPVEQGITSPIICAAAFDYIPQRIWTLKPCPNIFLSPLMAHKSTNRMNYLNAWEDAKNSGFDDALLQDFAGNVLESSFASLLFRSGDAFFEPQTEYKLPGTAQQVAARYIKIDSAEIKLMDVDKFDYVYALNSLGGMIPVTAIGEVEFEADFRTSEELSEKILDFRL, translated from the coding sequence ATGATTTATTTTAGAAATGGTGAACTTAACGAAAACGAAGTCAGGCTTGACCTTACCCAGCCGGCATTCAGGACAGGGTGTGGTTTTTTTGAAACACTCTGCTGGAACGGAGGCAAAATATGTCATCTCGATCTGCATCTGGAAAGGGCCCGTAAGAGCCTTGCCGAATTTTCAGTAGTTGAAGAAGCGCCGGATTATGAATCTGTAATTCGTGAAGTGATTGATGCCAATGGGCTGATAAATAAATTTGCCAGGGTGAATATCTTTTTTCCGGTAGAGCAGGGGATTACCTCTCCAATAATCTGTGCAGCCGCTTTTGACTATATCCCTCAGAGAATTTGGACTCTCAAACCTTGTCCTAATATTTTCCTCTCACCGCTTATGGCGCATAAATCAACAAACCGGATGAATTATCTTAATGCATGGGAAGACGCTAAGAACAGCGGGTTTGATGATGCCTTGCTACAGGATTTTGCCGGTAATGTGCTGGAGTCCTCATTTGCTTCACTACTCTTCAGATCCGGTGATGCTTTTTTCGAGCCGCAGACAGAATACAAACTTCCGGGTACTGCCCAGCAGGTTGCGGCCCGTTACATCAAGATAGATTCTGCTGAAATCAAACTCATGGATGTCGATAAGTTCGATTACGTATACGCTCTTAATTCATTGGGCGGGATGATTCCTGTAACCGCTATCGGAGAGGTCGAGTTTGAGGCTGACTTTAGGACATCTGAGGAGCTTAGTGAGAAGATATTAGATTTTAGATTATAA
- a CDS encoding metalloregulator ArsR/SmtB family transcription factor — MTNNIDCCSGHNPTPGAVDLVKSKSCSKETMDDLAATFKILGEPLRIKILHALSISNLCVCDLSELLGMSHSAVSHQLRILRTARMVRFEKDGRRAIYSLKDKHVEIIMRTALAHMQGDGCDSITEDK, encoded by the coding sequence ATGACAAATAATATCGACTGCTGCTCCGGTCATAATCCCACACCGGGAGCTGTGGATCTGGTTAAAAGCAAAAGTTGTTCCAAAGAAACAATGGATGATCTGGCCGCAACATTCAAGATACTGGGTGAACCGCTGAGAATCAAAATTCTCCATGCCTTATCCATCAGTAATCTATGCGTCTGCGACTTATCAGAGCTACTGGGTATGAGCCACTCAGCTGTATCGCATCAACTGCGCATCCTGAGAACGGCCCGAATGGTCCGCTTCGAGAAAGACGGGCGCAGAGCCATATACAGCCTTAAAGATAAACATGTAGAAATCATAATGCGTACCGCACTGGCCCATATGCAGGGTGACGGCTGCGACTCTATCACCGAGGATAAATAA
- a CDS encoding aminodeoxychorismate/anthranilate synthase component II, translating into MNILLIDNNDSFTNNLEHLLAHEIAQALITVLPYTEVLGCEDAFDYEGYDLIIISPGPGSPADYPGYENVIESGLPVLGICLGMQIINECFGGCTSRLDGCFHGRTERIPFNGRKIDVARYHSLYCRRLGQGLELISENSQLIPMAVAHTNRPLLGYQFHPESFLTEQPGVFIEFALNYFGLM; encoded by the coding sequence ATGAATATACTCTTAATCGATAACAACGACAGTTTCACAAACAATCTTGAGCATTTGCTGGCTCATGAAATTGCACAGGCCTTGATTACAGTGCTTCCGTATACAGAAGTGCTGGGATGCGAAGATGCATTTGATTACGAAGGCTATGATTTAATTATCATTTCTCCCGGACCGGGAAGTCCTGCTGATTATCCGGGTTATGAAAACGTAATTGAATCCGGCCTGCCTGTTTTGGGGATTTGTCTGGGCATGCAGATTATTAACGAATGTTTCGGTGGCTGCACCTCCCGATTGGATGGTTGCTTTCACGGCAGAACTGAACGAATTCCTTTTAACGGGCGGAAAATTGACGTGGCCCGTTATCATTCGCTCTATTGCAGGAGATTGGGGCAGGGACTGGAGCTGATCAGCGAAAACAGCCAGTTGATTCCTATGGCTGTGGCACACACGAATCGACCTCTGCTGGGATATCAGTTTCATCCTGAATCATTTTTAACCGAGCAACCCGGAGTTTTTATTGAATTCGCCCTTAATTATTTCGGACTCATGTAG
- a CDS encoding putative molybdenum carrier protein: MVIISGGQTGVDRGALDAAIEWDIPHHGWCTKGRKAEDGRIPARYNMQEIDGWQYWKRTEKNILSSDGTLVFPGKQKSKGTALTIRLAHRHGKPLAVINPYDPSAVETIRSWIANFNIREINVAGPRESGAPGISLLTRNLLGDIFSTRQGQKQNFQEAL; encoded by the coding sequence ATGGTCATTATTTCAGGGGGACAGACCGGAGTTGATCGAGGCGCGCTAGACGCAGCCATCGAGTGGGACATTCCGCATCACGGCTGGTGTACAAAAGGCCGCAAGGCAGAAGATGGGCGGATTCCGGCCCGATATAATATGCAGGAAATCGACGGGTGGCAGTACTGGAAAAGGACTGAAAAAAACATCCTTTCTTCAGACGGAACTCTTGTTTTTCCCGGTAAACAGAAATCCAAAGGAACTGCACTTACAATAAGGCTAGCCCACAGACACGGAAAACCGCTAGCCGTGATTAATCCTTACGACCCGTCCGCTGTGGAAACCATTCGCTCATGGATAGCCAACTTCAATATCAGAGAGATTAACGTCGCAGGCCCAAGAGAAAGCGGTGCTCCGGGGATATCGCTACTGACCCGAAATTTATTGGGTGATATATTCTCTACACGGCAGGGACAAAAACAGAATTTTCAAGAAGCGCTTTAA
- a CDS encoding anthranilate synthase component I family protein: MNSPLIISDSCSFERFREIAFYSAREHNSDVLLGSPNSSGSCLSYIGFKPQRELVLPHSLCSDDVRLRMKKFCFTESAPVIGYLSYELGHELHGVGSSKVSEYPLLHLKKYSAVLIHDSGNSSLKWLSGDELSRPEIMTSLEKAGSVPDIKLPSFGGKDIIMSLNKKGYEEGVKRVLEYIRDGLTYQLNLTTHFRMPGGDLDPVLWFFALHKRYPAPYYALFRSGEKVIVSTSPELFLRVDGGRVLSEPIKGTLSFDVFSREKVASLKNSTKEDSELSMIVDLIRNDISADCKYGSVVVEDHKSVFAVDNLLQMFSRVRGELAAGHDCIDLLLNAFPGGSITGCPKKSSMELIDRLEPHVRGPYCGAVVLINGPQDMVASIPIRTAVYDQNSQELDYWAGSGIVIDSDPEAEYRETIAKAGKILDSESL; this comes from the coding sequence TTGAATTCGCCCTTAATTATTTCGGACTCATGTAGCTTTGAGCGTTTCCGGGAGATAGCCTTTTACTCTGCGCGTGAGCATAATTCGGATGTGTTGCTAGGTTCTCCGAATTCCTCAGGCTCATGCTTGAGCTATATAGGCTTCAAGCCGCAGAGAGAGTTGGTGCTGCCGCACTCTCTTTGCAGTGATGATGTTCGTTTACGCATGAAAAAATTCTGTTTTACTGAGAGCGCTCCAGTCATAGGATATCTTTCCTATGAGCTGGGCCACGAGTTGCATGGGGTGGGAAGTAGCAAGGTTAGTGAGTATCCGCTGCTGCATCTAAAAAAATATAGTGCTGTGCTCATTCATGACAGTGGTAATTCGTCCCTGAAATGGCTCTCCGGAGATGAATTATCTCGCCCGGAAATTATGACATCTCTGGAAAAAGCCGGCTCTGTGCCTGATATTAAATTGCCGTCCTTCGGCGGTAAAGATATCATTATGTCACTGAATAAAAAAGGATATGAAGAAGGGGTGAAGCGCGTTCTGGAATATATCCGTGACGGGCTGACTTACCAGCTTAATCTAACTACGCACTTTAGAATGCCGGGTGGGGATCTTGATCCGGTACTCTGGTTTTTTGCACTCCATAAACGTTATCCTGCACCTTACTATGCCTTATTTCGCAGTGGCGAAAAGGTGATAGTTTCCACCTCCCCGGAACTTTTTTTAAGGGTTGATGGGGGGCGTGTGCTTTCTGAACCCATTAAGGGAACATTGAGCTTTGATGTTTTTTCCCGGGAAAAAGTTGCGTCGTTAAAGAATTCTACGAAAGAAGATTCGGAGCTGTCCATGATAGTGGATTTGATCCGGAATGATATTTCTGCGGATTGCAAGTACGGATCAGTGGTGGTTGAGGACCATAAATCCGTGTTTGCTGTGGATAATCTTTTACAGATGTTCAGTCGGGTACGGGGCGAATTGGCAGCGGGGCACGATTGCATTGATTTGCTTTTAAATGCTTTTCCCGGCGGTTCAATCACCGGGTGTCCCAAAAAAAGTTCCATGGAGCTTATCGATAGGCTTGAACCGCACGTGCGCGGTCCTTATTGCGGGGCCGTAGTACTTATCAACGGACCGCAGGATATGGTAGCTTCAATCCCGATCAGAACCGCGGTTTATGATCAGAATTCACAGGAATTGGATTACTGGGCCGGGAGTGGTATTGTCATTGATTCAGACCCTGAGGCTGAGTACAGAGAAACCATTGCCAAGGCCGGCAAAATATTAGATTCGGAGTCCTTATGA
- a CDS encoding ATP-binding protein, with the protein MKCKVCKEKAVVSLPSHNAAFCEKHFNKFFMRQVAEGIRKRKLLTPDDKVLVALSGGKDSLGLMYALAELGYDVTGLHIDLGIFGSSITARTVVEDFCKEKGYPLRVVELEKEGVPMPLIKKHIRRPICAICGKFKRHYFNKVAIEEGYTALATGHNLDDEVARLFANTLRWDQGYLSDQGPVLPAENGFAKKVKPLFRVTEYESAIFSFLAKIPYHHLPCPFSSGASFTGHKKLWRDMELRSPGTKRSFYKGFLDRGQPAFSALEKEEKDYEINPCTECGYPTSAGVCSICRLKRQLQESIEAEKA; encoded by the coding sequence ATGAAATGTAAGGTATGCAAAGAAAAGGCTGTAGTTTCCCTGCCCAGCCATAACGCTGCGTTCTGTGAGAAACATTTTAATAAATTTTTTATGCGTCAGGTTGCCGAGGGCATCAGAAAACGCAAACTGCTTACCCCCGATGACAAAGTGCTGGTCGCTTTGTCCGGCGGGAAAGATTCACTCGGACTCATGTACGCTCTAGCCGAACTGGGCTACGATGTAACCGGTCTGCACATTGATCTGGGGATATTTGGGTCTTCCATAACCGCACGCACTGTGGTCGAGGATTTCTGCAAGGAAAAAGGCTACCCGCTACGGGTGGTAGAGCTGGAGAAGGAAGGCGTGCCGATGCCGCTGATTAAGAAGCACATCCGCCGCCCCATCTGCGCCATCTGCGGAAAATTCAAACGGCACTATTTCAATAAAGTCGCGATCGAAGAAGGTTACACAGCTCTCGCAACCGGTCATAATCTGGACGACGAAGTAGCCCGTCTATTTGCCAACACCCTGCGTTGGGATCAGGGCTATCTGTCCGATCAGGGGCCTGTACTGCCGGCTGAAAACGGCTTCGCTAAAAAAGTTAAGCCTTTATTCAGGGTTACTGAATATGAAAGTGCGATCTTCTCTTTTCTGGCCAAAATCCCTTATCACCATCTGCCCTGCCCGTTCAGTTCCGGGGCCAGCTTCACCGGGCATAAAAAGCTCTGGCGGGATATGGAACTGCGCAGTCCCGGCACCAAGCGCTCATTTTACAAGGGATTCCTTGATAGAGGACAGCCCGCTTTCTCCGCTCTGGAAAAGGAAGAAAAGGATTACGAAATTAATCCCTGCACAGAATGCGGTTACCCCACTTCAGCCGGAGTATGTAGCATCTGCAGGCTTAAGCGGCAGTTACAGGAATCTATTGAGGCAGAAAAGGCATGA
- a CDS encoding glycosyltransferase codes for MSEPKVSVTMPCYNCESTVGEAIESILSQTFEDLELVAVDDGSADNTVEILKNYASRDSRLKLLFLEHQGVVGAANAAIEAASGTYIARMDADDKALPERIKKQADLLDSDPETGLTACRVGFGGDRDKNGGYAHYVDWINTLVDAEEISLNRFVEFPFANPSIMMRRELISQYGPFRDGDFPEDYELVLRWLEAGVKMRKVDEELLIWNDPPDRLSRNHPKYTVEAFYGIKSEYLFRWLQRRIGPYPKVGIIGSGRTSRKRYRILESMGVETAFYVDVDPRKVGMFIHGKKVLHREEIPPAGDTFLLSYVASWGARDEVARFLDDRGYVMGRDYLLVS; via the coding sequence ATGAGCGAGCCCAAGGTTTCGGTGACTATGCCCTGCTACAATTGCGAATCCACTGTCGGAGAGGCAATTGAAAGCATTTTAAGCCAGACCTTTGAAGATCTGGAGCTTGTCGCAGTTGATGACGGTTCTGCTGATAATACCGTCGAAATCCTTAAAAACTACGCAAGCAGGGATTCACGCCTGAAACTGTTATTTCTTGAACATCAGGGAGTTGTCGGTGCCGCGAATGCAGCTATTGAAGCGGCTTCCGGCACCTACATCGCGCGCATGGATGCCGACGATAAGGCCCTGCCCGAACGCATAAAAAAACAGGCAGATCTTTTGGATAGTGACCCGGAAACGGGATTAACGGCCTGCCGCGTCGGATTCGGCGGAGACCGCGATAAAAACGGCGGCTACGCTCATTATGTGGATTGGATAAATACACTGGTCGATGCTGAAGAGATATCGCTGAACCGTTTTGTGGAATTTCCTTTCGCCAATCCGTCCATCATGATGCGCCGGGAGCTTATCAGCCAATATGGCCCGTTCCGGGACGGTGATTTTCCCGAAGATTACGAACTGGTGCTGCGCTGGCTGGAAGCCGGGGTAAAAATGCGTAAGGTTGATGAAGAATTATTGATCTGGAATGATCCGCCGGACCGACTTTCACGCAACCATCCCAAATATACGGTTGAAGCCTTCTACGGCATCAAAAGCGAATACCTGTTCCGCTGGCTGCAAAGACGGATCGGACCATATCCTAAAGTGGGAATTATCGGTTCCGGACGTACCTCCCGCAAGCGGTACCGCATACTTGAAAGCATGGGAGTTGAGACAGCGTTCTACGTTGACGTGGACCCGCGCAAGGTTGGAATGTTCATCCACGGCAAAAAAGTCCTCCACCGTGAGGAGATTCCGCCCGCCGGAGATACATTCCTGCTCTCATACGTTGCAAGTTGGGGTGCGCGGGACGAAGTTGCCCGGTTTCTGGATGATCGAGGCTATGTGATGGGACGGGATTATCTGCTGGTTTCATAA
- a CDS encoding MoaD/ThiS family protein, whose amino-acid sequence MVIVKIEPEGQTIEYTKLNTVLQLLNKQGLHHTDALVIRNGELLTQDERIFQGDEIELRKVISVG is encoded by the coding sequence ATGGTAATTGTCAAAATCGAACCGGAAGGCCAGACAATAGAGTACACAAAGCTTAATACCGTCCTGCAACTGCTTAACAAACAAGGGTTGCATCATACCGACGCGCTGGTAATCCGTAATGGAGAACTCCTCACTCAGGATGAACGCATATTCCAGGGTGATGAGATAGAATTAAGAAAAGTAATTTCCGTAGGTTAA
- a CDS encoding PilZ domain-containing protein, with protein MNTDKAKYSVLSCGAKDNLGLQLGESVNIELFTTQERLWGEVVGFKPGVFLSVWLPTLREVDYKRTLTDDPEVTVRARCRGCFICGFRSTVTRVMKYPYPVLYLSYPESFEKVSLRQSTRVECFQPVRIFFKGKELHGVFKDISKGGGRISFTIPDGNIFLNSAIDQAAGFAFRVNGEGPEIGGTGIVRNVDSRQSNVSIGFKFSELPKDSEGELEQVVKLFSLHSGAA; from the coding sequence ATGAATACAGATAAAGCTAAATATTCAGTCCTTTCGTGTGGGGCAAAGGATAATCTGGGGCTTCAGCTTGGCGAGAGTGTCAACATTGAATTGTTTACAACTCAGGAACGTCTTTGGGGAGAGGTCGTGGGGTTTAAACCCGGGGTGTTTCTTTCGGTCTGGCTTCCGACGTTGAGAGAAGTGGATTATAAAAGAACGCTGACCGATGATCCGGAGGTGACAGTCCGCGCCAGATGCAGAGGCTGCTTCATATGCGGTTTTCGCTCGACGGTTACAAGGGTCATGAAATATCCATATCCCGTCCTTTATCTGAGCTATCCAGAATCTTTCGAGAAGGTGAGCCTGCGCCAGAGCACACGTGTAGAATGTTTTCAGCCGGTACGTATCTTTTTTAAAGGAAAAGAGTTGCACGGTGTTTTCAAAGACATTTCAAAGGGCGGAGGAAGGATTTCGTTTACCATTCCCGACGGGAACATTTTTTTGAATTCTGCCATTGATCAGGCTGCAGGCTTTGCTTTCAGGGTTAATGGAGAAGGACCGGAAATAGGTGGAACCGGAATCGTGCGAAATGTGGACAGCAGACAGTCTAATGTCTCCATCGGATTTAAATTCAGCGAGCTTCCAAAAGATTCAGAGGGGGAGTTGGAACAGGTTGTCAAACTTTTCAGCCTGCATTCCGGCGCTGCATAA
- a CDS encoding site-2 protease family protein, giving the protein MFDIANTIKEISILALPFLLAITCHEASHGFAAYLLGDPTAKQAGRLTLNPIKHLDPLGTLALVLTRMIGWAKPVPVNPMYFKNPQRDMMIVALAGPAANMVLAVLFSIVVKVIGSMDANGLSPLMLKILVPAMMIANAGVIINLALCFFNLLPIPPLDGSKIIAGFLPRETAFKFMSFRYGFVIVIVLAMFGLLGRIISPAMGFFYNFLVQ; this is encoded by the coding sequence ATGTTCGACATCGCCAATACAATCAAAGAAATAAGCATCCTTGCTTTACCTTTTCTGCTGGCAATCACCTGTCACGAAGCCTCTCACGGCTTTGCAGCATACCTTCTGGGCGATCCCACTGCCAAACAGGCAGGACGCCTTACCTTGAATCCGATAAAGCATCTTGATCCTTTGGGGACACTTGCCCTTGTGCTTACCCGTATGATCGGCTGGGCCAAGCCTGTTCCGGTTAATCCCATGTATTTCAAAAATCCTCAGCGGGATATGATGATTGTCGCTCTGGCTGGTCCGGCGGCAAACATGGTACTTGCGGTATTGTTCTCAATTGTCGTAAAGGTCATTGGTTCAATGGATGCAAACGGTCTGTCACCGCTGATGCTCAAGATTCTTGTGCCCGCGATGATGATTGCCAATGCAGGGGTCATTATTAATCTGGCTTTGTGCTTTTTTAATCTGCTGCCAATTCCACCGCTGGACGGTAGTAAGATTATTGCCGGATTTCTGCCCCGTGAAACCGCATTCAAATTTATGTCGTTCCGGTACGGATTTGTTATCGTCATCGTACTGGCAATGTTCGGACTGCTTGGCAGGATAATCAGTCCGGCCATGGGTTTTTTCTATAATTTTCTGGTTCAGTAG
- a CDS encoding SO_0444 family Cu/Zn efflux transporter, translated as MEILLSIEHEAWGVLLESAPFMLLGFFIAGLLKAFVGPEFISKNLGSGKTSDVFKASILGVPIPLCSCGVIPAAAQLRQQGASKGATTSFLISTPETGVDSIAVTYALLDPVMTIFRPFAAFITAVIAGILVDKDAKKNQKPEVVAELIPKAILFPKANENVEGNGCSGECECHSHEDHQHAQSSCCDSETDSGCGCESGCGCGNTHDEERPESFCGKLSFGMKYSFGNLLQDIGIWFLGGVILAGIFGALIPDGFIERNLGDGFLPLLIMLAAAVPLYVCATASTPIAAALALKGLSPGAALVFLLAGPATNAASFTVVAKLLGKRSAFIYLGTIIGCSLALGVFVNWLYYSMGLSVTNWVQPGVEDSHGLLSIICALILLALIVIPKVITLLKGESLHGHSH; from the coding sequence ATCGAGATACTACTATCAATAGAACATGAAGCATGGGGAGTTCTTCTGGAATCAGCACCGTTCATGCTTCTGGGATTTTTCATTGCAGGCCTGCTGAAAGCTTTCGTCGGTCCTGAATTTATCAGCAAGAACCTCGGCTCAGGCAAAACTTCAGATGTGTTTAAGGCTTCTATTTTAGGAGTACCTATTCCGCTGTGCAGTTGCGGGGTAATCCCGGCTGCAGCTCAGCTGCGACAGCAGGGTGCAAGCAAGGGAGCCACGACTTCATTCCTGATTTCAACGCCTGAAACCGGAGTTGATTCAATAGCTGTCACCTATGCCCTGCTTGACCCTGTAATGACTATATTCAGGCCGTTTGCTGCTTTTATTACAGCAGTTATAGCGGGAATTCTGGTGGATAAGGACGCTAAGAAAAATCAAAAACCGGAAGTAGTAGCCGAATTGATTCCAAAGGCGATCCTGTTTCCCAAGGCAAATGAAAATGTAGAAGGCAACGGATGTTCAGGAGAATGCGAGTGTCACTCCCACGAAGATCATCAACATGCGCAATCAAGCTGCTGCGACTCTGAAACTGACAGCGGATGCGGCTGTGAATCAGGATGCGGATGCGGGAATACGCACGATGAGGAACGCCCTGAATCATTTTGCGGTAAGCTTTCTTTCGGCATGAAATACTCTTTCGGCAACCTCCTGCAGGATATCGGAATCTGGTTTCTCGGCGGGGTGATTTTAGCTGGGATATTCGGAGCCTTGATCCCCGATGGATTCATTGAACGCAACCTCGGAGACGGCTTTCTCCCCCTGCTGATCATGCTTGCCGCGGCAGTCCCCCTTTATGTCTGCGCCACTGCGTCTACTCCCATCGCCGCTGCACTGGCCTTGAAGGGTCTATCTCCCGGAGCGGCGCTGGTATTTCTTCTGGCCGGACCAGCTACAAATGCTGCCTCATTTACTGTTGTCGCAAAGCTGCTTGGAAAGCGCTCTGCCTTCATTTATCTTGGCACTATTATCGGGTGTTCCCTTGCGCTTGGCGTCTTCGTTAACTGGCTCTACTACTCAATGGGACTCAGTGTTACCAACTGGGTTCAACCCGGAGTTGAGGACAGTCACGGACTGCTTTCCATCATATGCGCACTCATTCTGCTTGCATTAATCGTCATTCCCAAGGTAATAACACTACTGAAAGGTGAATCATTGCACGGGCATTCGCATTAA
- the trpS gene encoding tryptophan--tRNA ligase encodes MSKTNNRIVSGMRPTGRLHLGHYFGVLVNWVRIQEDHECYFFVADWHAMTSEYSDPRKIGGFVPELVKDWIAAGLDPEKCVIFHQSQVKEHIELHLILSMLTPLGWLERNPTYKEIRQELVQKELNTYGFLGYPVLMASDILLYKPAQVPVGQDQLPHLELTREIARRFNHLNGEYFIEPDAMLTEDAKLPGLDGRKMSKSYDNGIFLGEPIEEVRPKVMSMLTDQNRLRKSDPGDPDVCNLYPYHKLLTDAETCAEIEEGCRNATRGCVECKKLLAENMAKFLEPMQERRRHLDENPDIVWQILHEGTAKAQAKAKQNMEEIRDLIGFKY; translated from the coding sequence ATGAGTAAGACAAACAATCGCATAGTTTCAGGCATGAGGCCCACCGGACGTCTGCACCTCGGTCATTATTTTGGTGTTCTGGTTAACTGGGTCAGAATTCAGGAAGATCATGAATGTTATTTTTTCGTTGCCGACTGGCACGCAATGACCAGCGAATATTCCGATCCCCGCAAGATTGGCGGTTTTGTTCCTGAACTGGTCAAGGATTGGATTGCAGCAGGTCTTGATCCTGAAAAATGTGTTATTTTTCATCAGTCTCAGGTCAAAGAGCACATTGAGCTGCATTTGATCCTGTCTATGCTCACCCCGCTGGGTTGGCTGGAAAGAAACCCCACTTACAAGGAAATCAGGCAGGAGCTGGTCCAGAAGGAACTGAATACCTATGGTTTCCTCGGCTATCCCGTGCTTATGGCTTCGGATATCCTTTTGTACAAGCCTGCACAGGTTCCCGTAGGGCAGGACCAGTTGCCGCATCTGGAGTTGACCCGCGAGATTGCGCGCCGTTTCAACCATCTGAACGGTGAATATTTTATCGAACCCGATGCCATGCTGACCGAGGACGCCAAGCTTCCCGGCTTGGATGGCCGCAAGATGTCTAAAAGTTATGATAACGGTATCTTTCTGGGAGAACCCATTGAAGAGGTCCGCCCTAAAGTAATGTCCATGCTCACCGACCAGAACAGGCTGCGTAAGTCTGATCCGGGTGATCCTGATGTTTGTAACCTTTATCCTTATCACAAGCTGCTCACCGATGCAGAAACTTGCGCTGAGATAGAGGAAGGATGTCGTAACGCAACTCGCGGCTGCGTTGAGTGTAAGAAACTGCTGGCTGAAAATATGGCCAAGTTCCTTGAGCCTATGCAGGAACGCCGTCGTCATCTCGATGAGAATCCCGATATCGTCTGGCAGATCCTCCACGAAGGCACCGCCAAAGCACAGGCTAAAGCCAAGCAGAATATGGAAGAGATCCGCGATCTGATCGGCTTCAAGTACTAA
- a CDS encoding response regulator gives MAQKTILVVDDEKHIRMLYREELEAGGYKVATSDGTEDILTVINRENPDLVVLDIKLGINRSGLDLLQEIRQQDQALPVILSTAYDSFKHDMKSIAADHYVVKSVDLSELKEKVAQALS, from the coding sequence ATGGCTCAGAAGACAATATTAGTCGTTGACGACGAAAAGCATATAAGAATGCTCTACAGAGAAGAACTGGAAGCCGGGGGCTACAAAGTGGCCACCTCGGACGGCACTGAGGATATCCTAACGGTTATCAATCGGGAAAATCCTGATCTGGTTGTGCTGGACATTAAACTCGGGATTAATCGTTCAGGACTTGATCTGTTGCAGGAAATCCGCCAGCAGGATCAGGCCTTGCCGGTTATCCTAAGTACCGCTTATGACAGCTTCAAGCATGATATGAAGTCCATTGCGGCCGATCATTATGTGGTAAAATCCGTTGATTTAAGCGAGCTGAAGGAAAAAGTGGCGCAGGCTTTAAGCTGA